One window of Arvicola amphibius chromosome 6, mArvAmp1.2, whole genome shotgun sequence genomic DNA carries:
- the LOC119817579 gene encoding eukaryotic initiation factor 4A-III-like, translating into MAMSASGRKWLLKEEDVNKVEFETSEEVDVTPTFDTVGLREDLLRGIYAYGFEKPSAIQQRALKQIIKGRDVIAQSQSGTGKTATFSISVLQGLDIQVRETQALILAPTRELAVQIQKGLLALGDYMNVQCHACIGGTNVGEDIRKLDYGQHVVAGTPGRVFDMIRRRSLRTRAIKMLVLDEADEMLNRGFKEQIYDVYRFLPPATQVVLVSATLPHEILEMTNKFMTDPICILVKRDELTLEGIKQFLVAVEREEWKFDTLCDLYDTLTVTQAVIFCNTKRKVDWLTEKMREANFTVSSMHGDMPQKERESIMKEFRSGASRVLISTDVWARGLDVPQVSLIINYDLPNNRELYIHRIGRSGRYGRKGVAINFVKNDDIRILRDIEQYYSIQIDEMPMNVADLI; encoded by the coding sequence ATGGCGATGTCAGCCTCCGGGCGGAAGTGGTTGCTCAAAGAGGAGGACGTGAACAAAgtggagttcgagaccagcgaGGAGGTGGACGTGACCCCCACGTTCGACACCGTGGGCCTGCGGGAGGACCTACTGCGCGGCATCTACGCCTACGGTTTTGAGAAGCCTTCAGCAATCCAGCAGCGCGCTCTCAAGCAGATAATTAAGGGGAGAGATGTCATAGCCCAGTCTCAGTCTGGCACCGGCAAGACGGCCACCTTCAGCATTTCAGTCCTCCAGGGCTTGGATATCCAGGTTCGAGAAACCCAAGCTTTGATCTTGGCTCCAACAAGAGAGTTAGCTGTACAGATTCAGAAGGGTTTGCTGGCTCTGGGGGACTACATGAATGTACAGTGCCACGCCTGCATTGGGGGCACCAATGTTGGGGAGGACATCCGCAAGCTGGACTATGGGCAACATGTTGTGGCAGGCACCCCGGGACGCGTCTTTGATATGATTCGCCGTAGAAGTTTAAGGACACGGGCTATCAAGATGTTGGTTTTGGATGAGGCTGATGAAATGTTGAACAGAGGTTTCAAGGAGCAGATCTACGATGTGTACAGGTTCCTGCCGCCGGCCACACAGGTGGTTCTCGTCAGTGCCACATTGCCTCATGAGATCCTGGAGATGACCAACAAGTTTATGACCGACCCCATCTGCATCTTGGTGAAGCGTGATGAATTGACTCTGGAAGGCATCAAGCAGTTCTTGGTGGCGGTGGAAAGAGAGGAGTGGAAATTTGACACTCTGTGTGACCTCTACGACACGCTGACCGTCACCCAGGCTGTCATCTTCTGCAACACCAAGAGGAAGGTTGACTGGCTgacagagaagatgagagaagccAACTTCACTGTGTCATCCATGCACGGGGACATGCCCCAGAAGGAGCGCGAGTCCATCATGAAGGAGTTCCGCTCAGGTGCCAGCCGAGTGCTCATTTCTACAGATGTCTGGGCTCGCGGCCTGGATGTCCCTCAGGTGTCCCTCATCATTAACTACGACCTGCCCAACAACAGAGAACTGTACATTCACAGGATCGGGAGATCGGGGCGATACGGCCGCAAAGGTGTGGCTATCAATTTTGTGAAGAATGATGACATCCGCATCCTCAGGGACATAGAACAGTACTACTCCATCCAGATAGACGAGATGCCCATGAACGTGGCTGACCTGATCTGA